A genomic window from Lotus japonicus ecotype B-129 chromosome 1, LjGifu_v1.2 includes:
- the LOC130728677 gene encoding F-box/kelch-repeat protein At3g23880-like, whose protein sequence is MMDPCFNALPIDLIPLILVRLPVRSLLRFKCVCKSWRSLISDPEFGKSHFDLAGAPTHRLLLKRINDGSEIQSLDLQASLHDDSAVVNLKFPPYTAPFFQSLGSCRGFVLLTKRLCPTNDLILWNPSTDAHREIPAIFLGGLFNSLYGFGYDQSKDDYVLVLIRLGVRLLEERCQIDVLSLKTNVPSFYYYRVVQYLEAGHESQCGVFLDESLHWLVKSKATQHHLVLAFDLVKRSFSKIPFSPDLAAELATHGRGCLRVLGGCLSVCYSSGGGGHEVAEIWVMKDSWSKLFVLTIHDLVGSKFFPLFSTEGGGVFGSDESGTFRKFNAEGELTELTENYTDGLDDDKGALQFLNMYRESLLTLPGDVEEENVDA, encoded by the coding sequence atgatGGACCCGTGCTTCAATGCTCTCCCTATCGATTTGATTCCACTGATTCTGGTGAGGTTACCTGTTCGATCTCTCCTCCGTTTCAAATGCGTCTGCAAATCGTGGCGGTCTCTGATTTCCGATCCCGAATTTGGTAAATCACATTTTGACCTAGCTGGTGCACCCACTCACCGTCTTCTTCTCAAAAGAATCAATGATGGTTCTGAAATTCAATCATTGGATTTACAAGCATCGCTTCACGACGATTCTGCTGTGGTAAACCTCAAATTCCCACCCTACACTGCCCCCTTTTTTCAATCCCTGGGTTCTTGCAGAGGGTTTGTTCTGTTAACCAAGAGGTTGTGTCCAACAAATGATCTCATCCTGTGGAATCCATCAACTGATGCTCACAGAGAAATTCCAGCGATCTTTCTTGGTGGTTTGTTTAATTCACTCTATGGTTTTGGGTATGACCAATCGAAGGATGATTATGTGCTTGTTCTAATCCGATTGGGTGTTCGATTGCTCGAAGAACGGTGTCAAATTGATGTTTTATCTCTGAAAACCAATGTACCCTCCTTTTATTACTATCGTGTTGTTCAATATCTGGAAGCTGGACATGAGTCCCAATGTGGGGTTTTCTTGGATGAGTCTCTACATTGGCTGGTTAAATCCAAGGCTACACAGCATCATCTAGTCCTTGCCTTTGATTTGGTGAAAAGAAGCTTTTCGAAGATTCCTTTTTCACCTGATTTGGCAGCGGAATTGGCAACTCATGGCCGAGGTTGTTTGAGGGTATTGGGAGGGTGTCTTAGTGTGTGTTACTCGAGTGGAGGTGGTGGCCATGAAGTGGCTGAGATATGGGTCATGAAAGATTCTTGGAGTAAATTGTTTGTTTTGACAATTCATGACCTTGTTGGCAGCAAGTTTTTTCCATTGTTTTCCACTGAAGGTGGTGGTGTTTTCGGATCTGATGAGAGTGGAACATTCAGGAAATTTAATGCTGAGGGTGAACTGACTGAACTGACTGAGAATTACACAGATGGACTGGATGACGACAAAGGTGCACTACAATTTCTCAACATGTATAGAGAAAGCCTACTAACCCTCCCTGGTGACGTTGAGGAAGAAAATGTAGATGCCTGA
- the LOC130728679 gene encoding transcription factor BIM2-like, with amino-acid sequence MARSAKGHQDELDDDNDEDLFTENTSSSLNKEKVDEPTKGKRVNPHRSKHSETEQRRRIKINERFQVLKDLIPQNDQKRDKASLLLEVIQYVQFLQEKLQIYEQSHEGWNQEPTKLIPWRNHHGPAEHTTDPSQAIQNGSVIAKNNDISSLLPQNVQNPIESDFSTTTIQKGHTPCSATEKVPMTKQMRLDVFDPVVNSGLVTQHVLEPLSNAGIPSHTEPQVWLSKPNKDKYIVPDNTLKEQEELTIESGSDSISNAYSQRILDTLTQALQCSGVDLSQASVSVQIDVGRRSNSGLTPSTYSSKGHQNQFLNNQGMACSGGDYCSEDSEQSQKRLRREAS; translated from the exons ATGGCTAGGTCTGCCAAAGGCCATCAAGATGAATTGGACGACGACAACGACGAAGACCTCTTCACTGAAAACACCTCTTCCTCTCTCAACAAAG AGAAGGTGGATGAACCCACTAAGGGGAAGAGGGTGAACCCTCATCGTTCCAAGCATTCAGAGACTGAGCAGCGTCGAAGGATCAAAATTAACGAAag ATTTCAGGTTCTGAAAGATCTCATACCTCAAAATGATCAGAAAAGAGATAAGGCCTCCTTGTTGTTGGAG GTTATTCAGTATGTTCAGTTCCTACAGGAAAAGCTACAAATTTATGAACAGTCTCATGAAGGATGGAATCAGGAGCCGACGAAATTAATTCCATGG AGAAATCATCATGGGCCTGCTGAACATACTACAGATCCTTCTCAAGCTATTCAAAACGGGTCTGTTATTGCGAAAAATAATGACATCTCTTCATTACTGCCCCAAAATGTACAGAACCCAATAGAGTCTGACTTCTCAACGACAACTATTCAGAAGGGCCACACCCCTTGTTCAGCTACTGAAAAAGTTCCCATGACGAAGCAAATGCGATTGGACGTGTTTGATCCAGTTGTTAACAGTGGTTTGGTGACCCAGCATGTGCTGGAACCTCTGTCTAATGCGGGCATACCTTCCCATACCGAGCCTCAAGTATGGCTTAGTAAACCAAATAAGGACAAATATATTGTTCCAGATAATACATTGAAGGAACAGGAGGAGCTGACAATTGAAAGTGGATCAGATAGCATTTCCAATGCCTATTCTCAGAG AATATTAGATACTCTCACACAAGCACTGCAGTGCTCAGGGGTGGATTTGTCTCAGGCCAGTGTCTCAGTGCAAATTGATGTCGGTAGACGATCAAATAGCGGGTTGACCCCCTCTACATATAGCTCAAAG GGTCATCAAAACCAGTTTTTGAACAATCAAGGAATGGCATGTTCAGGAGGTGATTATTGCAGTGAGGATTCTGAACAAAGTCAGAAGAGGCTCAGGCGAGAAGCAAGCTAG